The segment GTTATATCTGCTGTCAAATTTGTGTTtacaccccccccacacacacacacacactttgcctGTATGAAGTTAATTCCACCTAAATGCAGTTGTTGACAATGATCAGAGCTTTTGACATTGTGCACTTCTGGTTTATATAATTTTCtatatatatgaatgtatcaataaaaataaatattttttcacatttattctgCTAAACACAGTTTATGGTTCTACTTTCGTTGCACTGACTACAATAAAATAAGAGCGGCTGTTGCAGAAAAGGTTGCTATGGTAGAGGTACCGACAGCTTTCACACTCATGCTGCACAGAACTGcatcatgctttttttttttttttaaaggttagcaAGTTAACAACATTTTAGAGGCTGTTGCATTAGTACTGTTAGGATTCCACAGCATTTGTCTGGGTTTTAATACCTTTGGTATAAAGAAAGATGACTTGATGCTGCAGCCCTAGAATATTGTAGTACCAGTCTGTGCCACTAGAAAGAGGTAAAAAGATGTCTGAATTTGTCTACTGTGGAATGAGaacaaaacatttctaaaacGAAGAACAGTCAAAGTAATTGAAAACACCAAACTGCTTGTCCACACAGCCAGTGGCATATCAATATTAACAAGGCAAAAGTTGTTAACAAAATATGGGATAACTTAAACAACAGGAAATTGAATAGAAGCAGTCCACCTTTGTTAGTACAGTTAAAGGGTTTGGTCAGTACGCCAGTATTGACTTGCAGGATAGATGGATCTGTGTTGTTGGTGTCCCAGGTTTGGATCGTTCAgtttaatgtatgttttcaACATTTAGGGTAACCCTTTTTGAGATGAGGAGACAATGGTGTCAGAGTGTgtactttcttctttttttctctacaCGTCTTTGGGAATGACAGAACAGTGTCAGAGATATGTTGGTGTGCATGTCTGGGAGCGTACTAAATCTGCTGCTTCATGCATGTGTTGGTCTGCTTCATCAGTACATGTGGACTTCCTGTGTGTGTAGAGGTCAATCTCCTCTAGTCCTCCCTTCCCACTCCTACATTCTGCCTTTTCTTAGCGCCCCACACTGATGTTACAGGTCTTGCAGCTGGGGTCCTTCTTGGCATTTACCGTGGACATACTCATCAGCTGATGCCCGCTGATCTCAGCCACCGTGCCCAGCGCCAGGTCTAAAGGCTCCGTGTAGATCACCTCAAGGATGACATCCTGGGCGTGGTGAAACACCAGACTGCCGTCACCCTCTTCACCCTGCTTGCAGGTAAGGAAACGGTTGTTGGTGATGTCGAGCGCAGGAAGCCTCTGCTTACAAAAGTCGTCACCCCTGGAGCCCTTTGGCGCCAGCACCAGGATAACGTAGTGGTAGGCTGTATACATGCAGTAGAAGTCTCCAAAGTACAGGTTGGTGTCAGGGTTGAAGAGCACGTCAGCCCGAACCTCAAAGCGGTGGCGGCCATAAGGGGAGTCCTGCGGAGGCTTGCCTGTGTTGAACTCTGTGTTGCAGCTGAAGAAAATGCCCTCCAGCTTGCCACTGATGGGCGAGCCGTGGCTGCCGCTGTTGTCTTTCACTGACGGCAGCATCCGGTTCTCCTGTACCTCTCTGGAGTTTGGAgtagaaaaaaaggaaataaattggCTGTGAACAAATTGCAAACAATAATAGTTATCAATAACTCTCTTGGCCCCCTCAGTAACAAATCTGCACATGGTTTTGTTCTGTAGTTTTTGTGCTGCCCCCTCAGCCAAAGTTGGAAATACTGTCCACAGTGTTTGAGACATTGTGACACATGGGAAAAGGCTGATTAAGATTCAGCCGAATCTCATAACACAATAAACAGAGTGAACTCTTAGAATAGAATACATATCTAGTTTCTATAATTAGCCTAGTCCAGTTTGTCTCACAGAAACCTAGTgagctaaaaacaaacacaaatatttctTTATCATTGAACATTCAAAGCGATAAATGCTTCTCTGGCAGCTGCATATCTCCACGCAGACTAAATCTAAGCTCCAATGCTCCAATTATGAATTCCAATTATACTAATATCACTCCAGAGGTTGTCATTATATTCATAATGAATACTTTGTTGTGGGCATTATGGAATTATTCAGCTCCCACCCCAGGTCACAGCAGCAAAGGCCTCATGAAGTGGAAATGTCAGTACTGTTACTCCCCACATGATGGTGCACTTTAACAGAAGTACTTCATGCTATCCAGATGACATCATGCTGCAATGCTCTAGCAAAAGAGTGCTCAAAGGCCGAGGCTTCAGTACAGAAACTGTGTGCTTTGTTAGGCGTAGAACATTTACTCCGAGGGAGTGTATGGGGAGAGGATGTTATGAGAAAAAACAGCACATTACAGGAGGATGAGGACTAGACAGGaagttggtaaataaaaaagcTAGCACTCACATCAACTAAGTAAAAAATCCAGAATACACTGTAACTGCACGAATGTTTCAGTAAACAACTAAATGGGCTACTCCAGAGATTTTCCTTCTCTGTCAGAACCTCCTCTAACATCAACAGCTTTCCTTTTCCCCATATCCCCTAACAACTGTCTGCTATTGTCTGGCAGAGTTACACAATGCTTTGGCCCTTCACAAAGAGATCACAAGGCAGAAGAAAATATGgctgtattttttgttgtacttGCACTGTATGTGTGCAGAGGATGCTACTGCAAGAACCTATATATGGCTTTATTCGTCAGTGACAGTAAGACAGTAGAGAGAGACGGCAAAGtcaggggagagagaaagagaggggatgacatggAGCAAAGCCGGACTCAAACCCGCTGTTGTTAGCCTTGATACTCTAACAGGTGAGCTATTGGAGTGCCCCAGTTTGACGTACTTGTGTGGATTTATGGAACTAATTGACATGCTTTATGCTGCTGCACAATTCAACTGAATCTCTATTTTTGCTTCGCTACAAACAGGTTTCTTTAGAGGGAAATAGATTAGCCCAAAAGGAAATGGTCATTATGCTGTTTGCAGACAGAAAGGTGCTGCAGTGAAGTACAAAAATGTCCTGGGATGGCAATTTTATCATTATCAATAATATACTGTCAACATCGCAGTATTGTTATTGTAGCAAAACATTAAAACTACATGCAGAGCAACCTTAGCTTAAAGGTCATATTAGTTCAACATCACAGGGCTCTAATGTCAGTAAGGGCATCAGAAGCTAAAGTTACAGTAACAAGGGGTGACACTGAGTTTGTTGTTAGAAATGTGTGTTCAGGCAAGCTAGTGATTGCGGAAGACATGTGTTAAGGCATCTCAATTATTCTAGAAAAGAAATCCAGACTGTCACTTCCAAGTATTTTTGAACCACAAATGTAGAAAGAACAGCAATGGGCAACAACAATACGCCAAGCTGTTAACCACAAAAATAAGAATTGAATCTTCCTGAATAAGAAGTCAACCCCAACAAGAAATCTGTGATATGGTTATTGGCTCTAGTTACATGTCATTTCAATGCCAAATGCAATAATAATCCTATCAATAGAAAATGACAGTTCTGAAAAAACAAAGTTAGATTTAGATTAGATTAATAATAGATCTGCAAAACTCTGTGAAAATACTGTCCAAAAAGCGTCCAGTGTGATCAAAATTGTACATTAGCAAAACACAGTCtagattttaaaaagcaaagaaaCTGGAGGGAACGAgtatgttgtggtggcagcccggctgatggtgagtgtcctggttttttctcctttttatcagttattctgccttttccttggttttctgttccctgcctgcctccctgtgttttctcctctgtgtgctctctctctctctccccctttgctcctgagcccagccaactacctgtaccttcatctcatcagccacctcgtcagcctgccacacctgccagtaatcacctcatgcctgtctgtatttcaaccccggttttccacaccatcctcgcttgatcgtcgttgctccatacccggtgccacctctttgttcaggctttcatgtttcttgttttttcacattttccctgtgctttgtcgccGTCatctctaaccctgtctctctgtccgtttccctcccaggtacactcaccctcgacctccgttcagtcggctgcgctcatccaccggccctctcctcctcggacttccccctcggtgtcctccctgttctcctaccgctcctcgcttcctcggtcccagtgttccccggctccctggcccccagtcttcctggttccccgtgcctgtgtttccccgacatccacctctccctccactccagtccctctacccctttatccctcaataaacctccttccctcagagtgctgcttttgggtcctctctgtccccacaccacacaactTCATAACAGAGTAAAGCAATACTGACACATATTTAAATACTGCTAAAAACAGCTAAATGCCATTTTCAAACTAACTCTGACATAAAAGTGGTCACATTAATTCGAAATTAAAGAGAAGATccaaatgaaactgaaattatGGACAACATTCACTACATCTCAGAAATAACTAAGGCCAGCTGCCTACCTGGCATGGTCAAAGTATTCTTTATTCTGGTTCCTGTAGAAGACAGAGAAACGCAGCATCCGGCCAGCGATGACCTCTGCCTTTTCCAACAGCTGGTTTAGATGCACAGTGGAATAATCTGGAAAACAGACAGCACATCATGAGCCGCTGATGCGGATGTACAATTGTCATTAGTAGAAATTCAATCATTTCAAGCTGGtttaggcaatttatttcagagacatttttgttttatttgtttaaattctctttacatcctgacagcaatcaatacaTCAAATGACACAATAATGAGGCTGTCACAAGACTGTAATAACGTTGActgtctacctacctacctgtgCGCGTTGcactgcacatgaaaatgtgttttggggtaGTGGCTTTGTAGGGAGTTGGTGGTATTTTTTTGGTTAGATACTTTAAAAATCTAGCAGTCTCTTGCTGGCTCTNNNNNNNNNNNNNNNNNNNNNNNNNNNNNNNNNNNNNNNNNNNNNNNNNNNNNNNNNNNNNNNNNNNNNNNNNNNNNNNNNNNNNNNNNNNNNNNNNNNNCAGTTATTCTGccttttccttggttttctgttccctgcctgcctccctgtgttttctcccctgtgtgctctctctctctctctccccctttgctcctgagcccagccaactacctgtaccttcatctcatcagccacctcgtcagcctgccacacctgccagtaatcacctcatgcctgtctgtatttcaaccccggttttccacaccatcctcgcttgatcgtcgttgctccatacccggtgccacctctttgttcaggctttcatgtttcttgttttttcacattttccctgtgctttgtcgccGTCatctctaaccctgtctctctgtccgtttccctcccaggtacactcacccagacctccagtccctctacccctttatccctcaataaacctccttccctcagagtgctgcttttgggtcctctctgtccccacaccacacaactTCATAACAGAGTAAAGCAATACTGACACATATTTAAATACTGCTAAAAACAGCTAAATGCCATTTTCAAACTAACTCTGACATAAAAGTGGTCACATTAATTCGAAATTAAAGAGAAGATccaaatgaaactgaaattatGGACAACATTCACTACATCTCAGAAATAACTAAGGCCAGCTGCCTACCTGGCATGGTCAAAGTATTCTTTATTCTGGTTCCTGTAGAAGACAGAGAAACGCAGCATCCGGCCAGCGATGACCTCTGCCTTTTCCAACAGCTGGTTTAGATGCACAGTGGAATAATCTGGAAAACAGACAGCACATCATGAGCCGCTGATGCGGATGTACAATTGTCATTAGTAGAAATTCAATCATTTCAAGCTGGtttaggcaatttatttcagagacatttttgttttatttgtttaaattctctttacatcctgacagcaatcaatacaTCAAATGACACAATAATGAGGCTGTCACAAGACTGTAATAACGTTGActgtctacctacctacctgtgCGCGTTGcactgcacatgaaaatgtgttttggggtaGTGGCTTTGTAGGGAGTTGGTGGTATTTTTTTGGTTAGATACTTTAAAAATCTAGCAGTCTCTTGCTGGCTCTTTATAATTATAACAATTATAACAAACAAGAGTGACTATGTGCAGGATGGAACATGAACAGTGCATGTGTTCTCAATGATCCTGAGATCCTTTCACCCTTAACTTCTTCATATTAATAGCTTGCATTTAgaccaaaaatattttcagtaacATAATCTCCTTTCACTCACTGCCATGTGAGTAGGTTTGCCTTTATCCATTTTATCGAAAGCATATAATAAGTTTCATAATAATTGAATGAAGTTTCCCCCATTCCAATTTTCTTGCTTTTACTTGCACTTGAACACACCGAAAAGGATGATTTGGGGATAGCTCTCTGCTCTTTCTATGCAAGGATACAGTATCTTGAACAAAATTTATAGAAGACTATTAGAAAGATTATAAATGTCAATCAAGCAGGTTGCAAGTCTCtgcatgttgtttttcatactgctgctgctgttgctgctaaCATGAATGGAAAGCAATGGCTGCCTGTAAGCTGAGAAAAATACATTCGGCAATGTAGCTGTTAAAACCTATGGTCTTTTTTTAAGACAAGGCTTGTACTGCTGATAGTGAGACATAATAGGATAAATGGAATTTAAACAGTTCAGCTGATTGAGGATTTTACGGGAATGGAAGGTCTTTGCAGCGGCATCTTTTACCCACTTGGGATTTAGAGGATCAACAACATCATTAAGCATTCTCCTTCATCAGTTTCTCTTATAGCACCTTCACACTCTTGTGCTGCCTGTTCTCCTTCCTCACATCTCACCTGCTTCTCTTCATCTATTTCACAACTGCCCCACCCTATGGAAGGATACCTTGAAGTTCACATGGTGGTTTTGAGTCAAATGTCTCATCAACTATTAGAACTATTGCCATGAAAATTGGTACATTAATGTGACTCAGGGTACATTGTAATAAATGTAGTCTCAACTATGCTTTGCTTTGtgcaaattagcaaatgttagcatgctaacatgataAACTAAGGTGGtgaacattagcatgttagcattgttattaTGAGCCTGCTCACATTAGCATTTACAGGGTTGCTAACATGGCTGTAGTCTGTCTAAGAAGACGAGGCTTGTAGTACTGTTGATACAGGAGGAATAAATGGCAGTTTAACAATTCAACTGAGAAATTGAGGATTTTATAGTAACATTAATGGAGGGTGTCTGACAGATTATTTCAACCATCAGATTTAAAGCAGCAGTAtggaattcttttaaaaaaaacctttttctcATATTTGCTAAAAATACCACTGACAGTAGTACATGATACAAATAATCTGtaaaaaatatagtaaaaaaaaatcaggttcTTCTGGCTCCTCCTATGCAATTTGCAAGAATCAACTGCTCTAGTGtcaacaaccaatcagagccagaaCAAGTTTCTAACGCAGTGTCAGTCGCTGCTTGTGCACACTGCACAGCCCTCTTCCTCACGCATGCTCTGACTCAGTCAAGCTCAGTATCTTCAGCGTGCAATTTCAGACAAATACTATGGCTGAGAAACAACCACCTTGCATTGTAGGTTTAATTATTACTGAGTGAAGCTTAAAGCATTTTCTCTGTCATACATTTCTCTTAAATCCCACAGACTCTTTCCCTGCATGtcttcagctgctgctcctcATCCCTCTCACCCCTCCACCCCCTTAAATTCTACCCTTCATACCCCATGCCAACCCCCCTTCTCCCCACCCCCACTCTAAGCCTCTAGCCAGCGACGTTGAACTTGTTGACCTCTGCATCAGAAGCTATACAACACAGCTCCCCTCCTTCGTTTAATCCTTCTTTTTCCTCCCCATCCCCtcatccatctctccatccatctTTCCCTCCACTCTGCAAATTAGCCTTCCTTTAAATATAATGCCCTTCGCTTTTGTCCACTGTTTTTCAGTACTTGAGTTAGTCAAGTACAGACAAAAATCAAAGGCAGCGCTGATGTCACACATACTGAAAATGTATGTGGTCATAGCACTGCAAGCTGCATATTACTCACCAGCAGTGCAGAACTCGATGATTTCACTCCACTCGGAGATGGTGTAGTCCCCGTCAGTCTGTTTTGATGCGGTCTGGACGGCCACAGTGTACTCTGTGCGCGGGCTCAGGAACCAGTGGCCCCGAACCGTCATGGGCAGGGGCACTGCCTTGGCCACCAGCTTGGTAGGAACAtcctggagggagaggaggagggagtgcAGGATGGATGGAAAAAGGAGGTGAATGATGATAAGAAGGAATGAGTCAGAAAGAGATTTCTTCAGTTATGGCTCTCTTTCAGCTGCATGTAGGTGCTTGTAAGCACACACATCTTCACATTTCAGTGAAGTGGCgtactgtagtttatttgtgtggCTGTCCTTTTGTTAATGTATGTCCACAATTCTGGACactacccccccacccccaagaCTCAGTGGGCCTTAGCAGCTCATTGATTGGACCAGGAGCCCCTGCCTAGCAACAGAGTCAGCCCATTAATCCACCAACACAGTTGCTGCACACCAAAATCAAAATACAAGTATGGGTTCGCTCGCTATAGCTGAgtggaaagaggaaaaacactcAGCTACACAAAGAAGTGACTGCAGGACGAAAGGAAGGAGGCTGATGACACAAGTAAGATTACCAAACCAGATCACTGACTGTCCACTAGAAGAGCTGCAgtcttcctgctgctgctggcggtGCAATTACTCTCAGGCAGAGAGGGCAGTGTGAGTGATATTAGCCTATTAGTGCTCAGAGCAACGGCTCGCTGTGGAGTCTTGAAAGCACCATGAAAAGACAGGTTATCTTGAGAGTTAACACGGTGTACCTGTGTTGCATGTTTCAGCTTCAAATCATCTGTTTTAGGTTTCAAACAGCAGGGATTATCAGGATTATACCTCCAGATGTTTATAGCATCACAACAACTATCTTTATCACTAATAAGAAGTTGCAGAATGGTTATTGCCATGAAGGATAAATCAGTTTCATTGCCAGTGGTGttaggttttgtttttactttattttgataGGTTTGGAAAATCTTTACTATTATACGATATTGTCTATACCGCTATTTTGTAGCATGTGTCTTCGCCtcattgtgtatttattattcGTTGCCCACTATGCCAAGTACTTCCTGGAAAATAGATTTTGATCTCTAGGAGAATtttacctggttaaataaaggaattaaaaaaaaatgttagtattcatattttttataatttcgTTAAGGGTACTTTAAGATTTATCTCGATTTATTCTGGCACATTGCCTAGTTCGTGCTATCAAGGCTCATTGTGGTTATTCAATTTTCTCACACACTGaatcacataaacacaaaacctCTTATTCTTGACACATTTCTTCCTTATTTACTACTTAATGATACTATAACAAGATCCGTTTTGGTGAGTCATCTCTCTATagtacatttaaatgtgtttatctgCGCTGAAAGCGTTACCTTGTGTTTGAACTtgtttgagtttttgttttccttcttgTTCAGGTCAATGAAGTAGTGTGTGATGCGTTCCTTGCTGCGCGACTCCATGTCCCAGCAGATCTTGAAGGAGTCGCAGGTGATGTTGCTGATTTTGATGTTCTGAGGAACAGGGAGCTCCTCCATCTCAGAGATGCTGCCATCCTGGGATTTACTTCCTGTGTAGTTGGAAAACAGTGTCAGTGTCATTAGAACAATAGTATATACCAAAATgaaatttttgttgtttgtcataTTTGGTGTTGCACTCCTTCGTGATGACAAATCGTGTTCTAGCCagtaaagattatttaaatttgataGAAAATCAGTTTTGAATCTAACAACTTACAGGAAGTGTTATGAGACATTGATCAGTGATTgtaaatcacattttctgaGACTCTCGATAACATAATACTTGAGTAgtatacacatttaaatgtcACATCTATGCTCTGCTGACCACCTTACTACTGCAGTTTCTCAGGATTTATTCCACAGACAGTACTAAGAGTGGTATATCcatcatgtctctctctcaaacacacacacacacacacacacacacacacacacacagcctgtgtCGCTGACGACCATATatgttgccatggaaacacaTCAGCCCCTCGACACGCACACACCTATCTGCTTTGCAGAACATAGGCGgtattaaatatttcaaatgctGCTGATTAAATCTCCTCTCTTCATAACAAAGATGGATACATTTATAATCAGCAGTAAGGGGGGAAAAACTCAGCTACCACACTGCGGGAAATACATATGACCCCgaaacaataacatttaaaatactgGTGAATGTCATAGAACTTCCGCCATTGGTTAGataattttcagttttttgtcaTGTCATTACTTACCTATTTGGACATACAGAAAGGCTATTGTGCCACAATTTCCCGTAAATAAGTTGGTAAATCTTAAATTTTTCTGCATACATCTCATGCATTTGCCAGGTCCCTATAAGTAACACAACATGTAACAAAGGCGTACAAACCAAGTGCACACTGAGGCcagtaaaaatgtcaaaacaagtTTGAATGAGAGCTTTGTAGAATTAGGATGAATATAGACCTTCCGTCACACTCGGAGACGCCCACTTGGCATGGCAACAATGTGTGTTCTGTGCCCCCTCCTGGATCTAAACACGAGAGTGAGTAAAATACCAGTATGCAGAATTTGGGAG is part of the Micropterus dolomieu isolate WLL.071019.BEF.003 ecotype Adirondacks linkage group LG15, ASM2129224v1, whole genome shotgun sequence genome and harbors:
- the LOC123984191 gene encoding phytanoyl-CoA hydroxylase-interacting protein-like, whose amino-acid sequence is MEVPGLAHNITSPLSPCEGMIKDLSLDAIQLCERDGSKSQDGSISEMEELPVPQNIKISNITCDSFKICWDMESRSKERITHYFIDLNKKENKNSNKFKHKDVPTKLVAKAVPLPMTVRGHWFLSPRTEYTVAVQTASKQTDGDYTISEWSEIIEFCTADYSTVHLNQLLEKAEVIAGRMLRFSVFYRNQNKEYFDHAREVQENRMLPSVKDNSGSHGSPISGKLEGIFFSCNTEFNTGKPPQDSPYGRHRFEVRADVLFNPDTNLYFGDFYCMYTAYHYVILVLAPKGSRGDDFCKQRLPALDITNNRFLTCKQGEEGDGSLVFHHAQDVILEVIYTEPLDLALGTVAEISGHQLMSMSTVNAKKDPSCKTCNISVGR